Part of the Pieris brassicae chromosome 11, ilPieBrab1.1, whole genome shotgun sequence genome, ttattagttttaaaaaaatattttctagtaTAGTGATTAGATATAATTCGACTACTACAATATATACtcgtatttttatagatttctGGTTATTCCTGGACCTGTCCAGGAGATGAATAACCATATAATACTGTCCACGAAAGATCGAAGGGGGGCAAGGAGCTTCACCAAATCCAACAGTGCGGAATATGGGGAGGAAGAGGTGAAACTCCAGCGAGCTTCTAGATGAGCGTTGTTTGAAAGGAGATGGTGAGTGAGATTGTGTCAAGACGGGTCAGTTCCAAGAAACACGATAGAAGGTTGGACTGAATCCAAAAGTGCTCTTTTTCCAACTCACTAGACAGGCCTGggttttctttgttttaaattatactatgtTCGCATCGTCCCAATCCGAAACTATCAATCTTAACTAATATTATGGAGTGAagctttttatgttttgttcaGTGATAACGAAGAAACTCTAATTTTACTagaccaatttaaaaaatactgtcaTTAGTTGAGACTATGAGAGCCGTGCGTAACGGGCCATATTTACTATGGCAATCTCtttcaaaacttaattttaataattttctaataggtatgtttctaaaatatgtttttttgtggTAAGGTGAATAGGTTTAAAAAAGCTTGGTTGTCATCCTTAACACGAAACGtttgcatcttctaccgcactTAACATGGAGAGTGCTCAGAGGAGTTATTCGGTGTAATACCTGCAGccgagtttcattatcggacgccaaggcagaatataaaatgccattcgtatatatatatatatatatatatgtcgcagattcaacgcgattaataattgcaaaattggtgttactaccgtcgtccgacattataacacagtcagtgcgcacgtccggcgcaggcgacgttcgaaactcaagtgactaaagaattcacttattgccacgaaacagtcgcggcactgacatttggtagatcacacagactaggcattgtcaattgtcaacctCTACCAGTGACAGTCTACCTTATCATACCACACCGCATTCTAcgactaacttcagagtggcgggaattttaaaatattcattctccgacatatatatatatatatatccgtATACGAGTCTTCTGGCAATCTGAGGTTCTtaggcggcagtatcactctcatcaggtgagtctccagcccgtttgcctcctgttacataaGAAAAACCTAAAACGGAACATGTATgggtttatatataataggcgtcaataataaacacattattaaGAAATCGTTTATTTGTCGTTAAAACATTGAATGTACATAAGCTATTAttgctaaatatttatatatatatgcaaacGGAATGATGTCGAAGTCTGATTTAGATTTGATCACCCGAAACTTAAAattgagtaaataaaaatacgacaAAATGAGACAGCACTCTCACATTGTATGTTGatggaaatatataatacaaaatattatatatgtactagctgcccccgcgaacttcgtttctccttaatgtggttttagttcgccttaataccgtgacacgaaagaataatttcactgtattatcgtcactataatttgaatttgatttacgcttcggtctaagtaacacgtggttggctatgctaacaccaaaaattaaaaaagtagaaataattgaatttcacggtatttcgtttactacaaaataaatttaatttatactttaatatcacgtggtaatcatgatattgaatcgTAGCTTATaggacacgtttgtcggtttgccacagcagtgccatctattgattacttactcaatccagtcgaaaagtatcgacatctgttataatcttttggagttaacagataattgtgactgtcaattatttatagacaaataattagcaaaaaataaaattgcgactataattaaagatctaagctatcctatctcttaagttggaccagactgctcacggtgtgccaatttaatttaaaatcgattaagtagtttaggagtccatcgcggacaaacatcgtgacaggagatttatatatattaagatatttatcgAGAACTATGTTATTGATTCTTATGACATTTCTGAAAACTTTCCGACTCGTTTAATATAACCATCTAATTCGGCCAACATTACCTCATTTGTTACGAAGTTATAACAATCGTGCTTTCTTTagtcatacatacataaaccCTGCTGATCACATTTGGTAACAAGTTAGATTACCAAGGAGGGACCATACCAtcacattgattttttttaagttcctTGGAGGTAGAATATATGAGGCGGAAATGTTGGAGAGCCTGGGGCTACGTGTGGCAAATAACCAAACTCGTCGTGGTAAGCAGTCGCAATTTCTCGCAGTGCCTCGGGTGTGTTCAAATTAACTCAGAGAGCGCCATTTACGCGTATCTTGCGCAccctaaatattattgcttgtTTGAGTTGGTTGGTTTAGGTCCTAAGTttttacttgttttatttatattatttttatttaaaattttatattaatagtctTCTATTGTAATAGCATACTgtaaaataggaaataaggagataaataaatacaataaaatatttttgcatttacTCGTACTATACAATTTTAGTTTAGGTTCACTACTAGATTGAAATGAATCGAGAGTGAATTACAATAAACTAAGGATTACATCATacctttgtaaataatttataaagagtatatagtcataataatttagcGATTACAAGTGATATGTTAAAGTTTTTGTatacaaagtaatttttactatACGAAGACAATGGAGGAAAACACGAGtacaaatttcaattaaatttaaatatttattttatgtgggAATCCTTTAACCTCATGATCAGCCTATAAAACCTAATATACTTCGGTTTTAGAGTATTTCATTGGTCTCGTTAAAATGTAGTCTGTTGGGCTATCTATACTAGTTATCTCAGTACACTATGTCGGAACTATGTTCGTAATAACAGgtacataataatacttttttccATTCTAGAAATATTTCAACAACCATTACACAACCGTGGTTGTCTACACTTTCTCTTCTGGTGTTCCCAAAGGCACACTGGCTTCTTCccttttttttgttaagtcTAACGGTTTATGTCGTTCTGTTCTCTCCTTCTGGAAGAAGTGTCTGAGGTAGTGGCAGGAAAAAATGACGCATTCGCCTGCCGGCTCCTCTGCGTCAATATAAACTCCTCTCACAAGAATTGAATTTGAACAATTTAATAGAATCAGCAACGCCAGACTTACGACGTGGCAAGACCAGTTGCTTAAGAGAGGCGaatctgaaataataaaactcgTTAACATAGAAGAAATTCAGAAGCATTCACGTACTACCTAACGGTGGTGTTTTACTGTTTGCCCAGCATAGTTTTACACTCCTCTTAGtgcatattattaataataacaatataggTAATTACACCGCGTCATAGTCTAGGTTGTATATATACGAACCtggcaaaaaataaatgtccaGAAATCCCCAAACCGCTCGCCATACGTTAACCGTGGAAGCGAACGAAAGGAAGTGGTAAACATCAGCGATCACCAGCCTTGGGGCTCCCTGAAGTCTTGCGACAACCCACCGCATAGGCGCCTGCAGCGAAAACGTCACAAATACCATGGAGTAACCTACTATCTGTGAACAAAAGTAATACtgatttactataaatatcaACGGGAAATGACACATATTTCTCGCATAACCTTATAATCTATATTACTAGCAAAATATAGAATTCACTGAAAGACAtgtaactgttaataaaatattttatcaaaggttttatttactaactgatttttttataaatatcatgaagtatttgtttctactatctttataattatagagttCATAGTTTATAGTTTTTGTGTCCAAAATATCATTACAATGTATAAAGGCGCCATCGTGCGAGAAAACGAAACACTACAATAACATATGAACCATGAGCCAAGTAATTctcttaaaactttattataatactagcAATGCCCCGAGGTAGTGGAAAGTCTGCTAAGTCggactatagatatatttttgttattaaaaaagttttattttattttagatgacATGATGTGGCGTGACATTTATTATGTAGAAAGCTGAATGAGCTTATGAagcttttcaattttattttataaggagGAAAGTAAAGattgtgtaaaatataaagtgaGGGGGGGGAGGGGCTTACAcagcttttttatgttatctGCTAATATTCACTATTGTTAGataaattgatttgattttccGTTACAAGTATTGTTTTTGAATCGTCGAAAAAGATTGTGGGGCCACAAACGACTAATAATAACTTGCTCATTAAAGGTTCCGGAGCCAAAATAAGAGATTATCCAATTGTGTACACGGAAATGAGAAAATAACGTTATAACCGGTCATAGCCGGTCTCCAATACAAAGATATTTCTACCCACGTGGAATTCAATGTCACTGCTGAGGGCTTACGACTATGTCATTGCCAATTCACAGTTTTTCTTCAATTTTACCATATAACCGGAATATAAAGTTCCGTTCGAGTACTTATGttgaaatttgattaattattcgAGTAACACTATAAAGTGTCAAAATTAAGACTGACATCAAATTTtcacttatttattaacactttgagGAAATATCTTTACGGTAATTAGATAAAAACATCTCACTCTGTAATAATTGAGACCAGAATTAGCGTGTCCCGTGCGTAAAAACGTTTCAGTAAATCTGACTCCAATGATTACCCTAAGATCTATGTATAATGTTTGGGgacaaaataattcattaattatattgtattaattgttatatttttacatgcTTTATGGTATATTTTCGACATCGCTCCTGTTATGAAGGCAACATGTTTCTGTCTTATTTATGCTACGTCACACCAATGACGTTAAAGGTCTAGAATACGCAATGTACGTGACGGAGATTGATATTTTGGTTGTTATAATTAGGCCATTTAAATCCGAAATTGGTCAAAGCCGTACGTAATAGAGCGAGGGCAAGGAGAGGAAACGCCAATTGCGATGTAAGTGGTCACTGACTCGTGGCGAACGTCTGACCCATATGCGGAAAAATAGATCTTTAGAGACTTAGGGAAACAGGTGACCTAAggaatattgaaaataagaCTTGTTATTCTGAGCATTGcaggcctagtggcttctaATACCTgagcctattagaaaaaacaataactttagGGTTGTGTAGCATCACTGATTTTGAACATATTTCCAGCTGGTTAATACAGTTACTAGTAGCCAAGTTATAAGCTATAGCCATAACTAATTTGTGCTGGAGTGTTGTGAAGTTTTACCAAATAATCATCAAACGATTCGAAGTCGTGTCCCGCGGGCAGGTGACAAATGACACCATATTTCAAGAAGATAAAAGGTGAGCAAAACACCttttaaccgacttcaaaGGCTCCTCGGAGACCAAAAGACATTTCGAGAAGATCTTATAGAAGTTTAGGTATGTTTCAATTGAGTTATTcataacttatattatattttaaatcaaaagcctatccaatatagatatataattttgttatattgaaattaaaattattttagtcgCTGCATCTTCTAGTTCTTGACGAGTAGTGGCTAGGGTGGGTCGTTAgtagaatattatacaaatacttCCGcatctttattcataattgTATCGTTTTGTAGTCAAATTGAGTATTGTGTAGCGAATTGACTCCAAGTGTGAAGcgtgaaattattattggcATTCagctgtatatattatatactttataaatgacaagtaatacaatttatataactacGTGTCCTGTGGGTAAACCGGCACAAATAAATACCTATTTGTACAATTTAAAACTACGTGACGAGAACAATAACACCTTTCGAGTGAAactcatttaaaaatagatacataTTATAGAATGATTTTTGATctaatattgaattaatacAATGCGCGAATGacgtacatatatttaatttaaaaataaaacactatttgttataaaagcGATTACTGAACGGCGGTTATTAATCTAACCCTATACTTACAAGTGACATCCAGCAAGATTTGACAGGGTCATCTGGATAGAGGTAAATGTCAATCAGACCCCACAGACCTCCCCACACGACCACCACGAGTGACCCGATCACAGTAACAGAA contains:
- the LOC123716510 gene encoding uncharacterized protein LOC123716510, producing MSRCPMQRFPYNGSAVSSKCQGSVDSEVFDGRRRVNRSSSLRTQPDSISLPRSHDGKQPTYIFTPRYPKSSKETALYILDCLFSVTVIGSLVVVVWGGLWGLIDIYLYPDDPVKSCWMSLIVGYSMVFVTFSLQAPMRWVVARLQGAPRLVIADVYHFLSFASTVNVWRAVWGFLDIYFLPDSPLLSNWSCHVVSLALLILLNCSNSILVRGVYIDAEEPAGECVIFSCHYLRHFFQKERTERHKPLDLTKKREEASVPLGTPEEKV